The following DNA comes from Streptomyces pristinaespiralis.
CCCGCCGAAGGCGAGGTCGTACGTCACCGTCCCGTGCCCCGGCACGTCCACCTTGCGGTCGAGGCCGACGCTGAAGGCGGGGATGTTGGTGAGCGTGACCGCCTTGGCCGCGCCGTCCTCGACGTGCACGTCGACGGAGACGAGGCCGGCGGGGGTGTCGAGGCGGACCGTGGTGACGGGTTCGGTGACCGTGACCATGCCGGTCTCGACGAGGACGGTGGCCACACCGATGGTGCCGTGCCCGCACATCGGCAGCAGGCCGGACACCTCGATGTACAGCACGCCGTAGTCGGCGTCGGGGCGGGTCGGCGGCTGGAGTATCGCGCCGCTCATCGAGGCGTGGCCGCGCGGCTCGTACATCAGGAGCGTGCGCAGATGGTCCAGGTGCTCGATGAAGTGGAGCCTGCGCTCGGCCATCGTGGCGCCGGGGACCACCCCGACGCCGCCGGTGATCACGCGCGTGGGCATGCCCTCGGTGTGTGAGTCGACGGCGTGGAAGACATGACGGGTCCGCACGGGAGTCCCTTCCTGTGAGGCGGATCGGCGGGTCAGTGGTGGCCGTCGGCGACGGCCTTCTCGGTCGCCGCGCGCACTGCGGCCCGCGCCTCGGCGGGCAGCGGCATACGCGGCGGTCGGGTCGGACCGCCGCGACGGCCGACGACGTCCATGGATTCCTTGACGGCCTGCACGAACTCGGTCCTGGAGTCCCAGCGCAGCAGCGGATGCAGTGACTTGTAGAGGGGCACCGCGAGGTCGAGCCGCCCGGCGACGGCGGCGTGGTAGAGCTCGGCGCAGGTGGTGGGGAAGGCGTTCGGGTAGCCGGCGATCCAGCCGACCGCTCCGGCGAGGGCCAGCTCCAGCAGCACGTCGTCCGCGCCGATCAGCAGATCGAGGTCCGGGGCGAGTTCGCCGATCTCGTAGGCCCTGCGCACATCGCCGCTGAACTCCTTGACGGCCACGATGCTGCCGTCGGCGTGCAGCCGGGCCAGCAGCGCGGGGGTGAGGTCGACCTTGGTGTCGATGGGGTTGTTGTAGCCCACCACGGGCAGCCCCACGCGGGCGACCTCCGTGTAGTGGGCACGCACCGCCTGTTCGTCGGCGCGATAGGCGTTCGGCGGCAGCAGCAGCACGCTTCCGCAGCCCTCCTGTGCGGCCTGTTCCGTCCAGCGGCGGGACTCGGCACTCCCGTAGGCGGCGACCCCGGGCATCACGCGCGCGCCGTCGCCCGCGGCCTCGACCGCGGTGCGGACGACACGGGCACGCTCGTCGTCGGTGAGGGTCTGGTACTCGCCGAGGGAGCCGTTGGGCACGACGCCGTCGCAGCCCTCGTCGACGAGCCGGCGAACGTGCTCGGCGTAGGCGTCGAAGTCGACGGAGAGGTCGTCGCGCAGGGGGAGGGCGGTGGCGACCATGATGCCGCGCCAGGGGCGTTCGGCGGTCCAGGTGGGGGTGGCTCGGGTGGCGGTCATACGGGAACCTCTTTTGTAGGTGTGACATCTCGTGGAGCCGTGCACGGGACCTACGGGCGTCGGATCCCTCAGTCGTGGGGTCCGGCGGCACCGTCCGGACGGGAGGCATCGGGCAGTCCGGCCGCTCGGTCGGGCACGGCGGGCGTGGCCGGCGCGACGGGCGTGGCCGGCGCGACGGGCGTGACGGGCGTGGCGGGCGTGACGGGCGGCTCGTTCGCACCGAGGGCTCCGAGCACTCCCAGCGGCACGGGCCCCGCGAGTGGCCGGCGCTCCGGGGACGGTGGCGGGGACAGCGGGTCCTGACCCGCCGCGAGGCAGGCCACGGCCGCCCCGCACACCCGGCCCTGGCACCAGCCCATGCCCGCGCGGGTGAGGAGCTTGACGGTGCGGGCGTCACGGGCGCCGTAGGCGTCGACCGCCTCGCGGACGGCGCCCGCCGTCACCTCCTCACAGCGGCACACTTCCGTCGCGTCGTCCAGCCACTCGGCCCAGCCCTTCCCCGGCGCGTGCACGGCGGCCATGGCACCGGCGAAGGCGCGCATGCGCTCGCGCCGCCGCTGAAGCTCCCGCACCCGCCCGTCACGCTGCGGTCCGGGCCCGCCGCGCACATGGGCGGCCACCGCGATGCCCGCGATCTCCCCCTCCGCGCGGGCGAGTTGCGCGCCGCCGATGCCACCGGTCTCGCCCGCCGCCCACAGTCCGGGCACCGAGGTCTGCTGCAACGGGTCCAGCGCCAGGGCATACGTCCCGTCCCGCACCCGCCGCGTGGCGCACCCGAG
Coding sequences within:
- a CDS encoding proline racemase family protein — translated: MRTRHVFHAVDSHTEGMPTRVITGGVGVVPGATMAERRLHFIEHLDHLRTLLMYEPRGHASMSGAILQPPTRPDADYGVLYIEVSGLLPMCGHGTIGVATVLVETGMVTVTEPVTTVRLDTPAGLVSVDVHVEDGAAKAVTLTNIPAFSVGLDRKVDVPGHGTVTYDLAFGGNFYAFVELDALGLPFDRSRKDDLLAAGLAVMSAINASPDRPVHPEQPEIAGVKHVYLAAPGSDAHRSRHAMAIHPGWFDRSPCGTGTSARMAQLHARGALPLHRDFVNESFIGTEFTGRLVAETEVGGVPAVVPRITGRAWITGTAQYYLDPDDPFPGGFLL
- a CDS encoding dihydrodipicolinate synthase family protein → MTATRATPTWTAERPWRGIMVATALPLRDDLSVDFDAYAEHVRRLVDEGCDGVVPNGSLGEYQTLTDDERARVVRTAVEAAGDGARVMPGVAAYGSAESRRWTEQAAQEGCGSVLLLPPNAYRADEQAVRAHYTEVARVGLPVVGYNNPIDTKVDLTPALLARLHADGSIVAVKEFSGDVRRAYEIGELAPDLDLLIGADDVLLELALAGAVGWIAGYPNAFPTTCAELYHAAVAGRLDLAVPLYKSLHPLLRWDSRTEFVQAVKESMDVVGRRGGPTRPPRMPLPAEARAAVRAATEKAVADGHH